A window of the Lathyrus oleraceus cultivar Zhongwan6 unplaced genomic scaffold, CAAS_Psat_ZW6_1.0 chrUn0388, whole genome shotgun sequence genome harbors these coding sequences:
- the LOC127114129 gene encoding uncharacterized protein LOC127114129, with protein sequence MDLIQEDGLMKTVTQFSKYYEMLVKEFIVNLSEECVDGKSKEFRKVYVRGKCVNFSPSVINKYLGRPDEAQPELEVRKWPLKGKLVASKLSVKYAMLHKIGVANWVPTTHKSTIAVMLGNFIYVVGTKSKFDYGSYIFDQTLKHAGSFSVKGPIAFPSLICGIVLNQFPNILIENDYVKKRDSPMSFNHKLFLGTHVPDIVMTSGETSRVSNQPRKAAVIAMLKETCRELEATKLNLEKLISSLEMTEGDVLVDCGEFGEAAAVVEEAERQGEEGEAYASPDDGDDDADSESDD encoded by the exons ATGGATCTTATTCAAGAGGATGGTTTAATGAAGACTGTGACTCAGTTTTCAAAGTACTATGAGATGTTGGTAAAGGAATTTATTGTTAATTTGTCTGAAGAATGTGTTGATGGCAAGTCTAAGGAATTCAGGAAAGTGTATGTGAGAGGCAAGTGTGTAAATTTCTCTCCTTCAGTGATCAACAAGTATTTGGGAAGGCCTGATGAagctcaacctgagcttgag GTAAGGAAGTGGCCTCTCAAAGGAAAATTGGTGGCAAGTAAACTGAGTGTCAAGTATGCAATGCTGCACAAGATTGGAGTTGCTAACTGGGTGCCCACCACTCATAAATCTACAATTGCTGTAATGCTTGGAAATTTTATATATGTTGTTGGAACCAAATCCAAATTTGACTATGGCTCCTATATTTTTGATCAAACTTTGAAGCATGCAGgaagcttcagtgtgaagggtcctatagcctttccttctcTCATCTGTGGTATTGTTTTGAATCAGTTTCCAAACATCTTAATTGAGAATGATTATGTGAAGAAAAGAGACAGCCCTATGTCTTTCAATCATAAGTTGTTCCTAGGTACccatgtccctgacattgtcatgacatcaggtGAGACATCACGTGTAAGCAATCAGCCACGTAAAGCTGCTGTCATTGCAATGCTCAAAGAAACCTGCAGGGAATTAGAGGCAACGAAGCTGAACTTGGAAAAATTGATTAGCTCTTTGGAGATGACTGAAGGTGATGTGCTAGTTGATTGTGGAGAATTTGGTGAAGCTGCTGCTGTTGTAGAAGAAGCTGAAAGACAAGGTGAAGAGGGAGAAGCATATGCCAGTCCTGATGATGGAGATGATGATGCTGACTCTGAGTCAGATGACTAG